The following coding sequences are from one Daphnia pulex isolate KAP4 chromosome 11, ASM2113471v1 window:
- the LOC124208096 gene encoding protein cueball-like, with the protein MKFGRLLIFVALKLAAVVSVKQDDLIIAVGDKLEFLKDGSTYQTLALDSYNASKFSALAYDATTQKLFFSDIRHRHGHIFSVSLDSESRRNVEDIVEKKSNETVESLTYDPVDNVLLWTDGLNKSIRRIQIDHDRVHSEGKAGVEVVHFLEYDAKPRGLVSDPCTRMLYWTNIHNSRPTIERSFLNGSHREIVVKTDLLLPNSLDLDVVEQRLYWAESLPNGYFHIERSFVNGTGRHEIYRGTGQFVVNLAVGVDYVYWSDYDHKKLWFLRKDGSSKRPLSLGTFRDPVMSVVLFRRQPIDCCLVSSSETCQPTKEVLVKSQPVVILESTSSRHDDVDICTGFCYHNGDCTILLNSVLRCSCPAGFSGDRCELLDGQSDAWSYDNPEVEEMDRENETMTLDQMSSSFETIAKTCIPITCFVLIAIVAIVKLRLFTTIFKSLRRDNDDNAAVVQNLENCYKMCERPFPQLQAVSAPVPDNSWKQSGDRATLIENEF; encoded by the exons ATGAAGTTTGGACGTCTACTCATTTTCGTGGCCTTAAAGCTAGCGGCCGTTGTTAGTGTTAAACAAGATG ATCTGATTATCGCTGTCGGCGATAAGCTAGAGTTTCTCAAAGATGGAAGCACATACCAAACACTGGCGCTGGATTCTTACAATGCGTCAAAATTTTCGGCCCTCGCCTACGATGCCACGACACAGAAACTCTTTTTCTCCGACATCCGACATCGTCATGGTCACATATTCAGTGTCAGCCTCGACAGTGAATCTCGCCGTAATGTTGAAGACATCGTAGAAA AAAAGAGTAACGAAACTGTTGAGAGCCTGACGTATGATCCAGTGGATAATGTTTTGCTGTGGACTGATGGATTAAACAAATCCATCCGTCGTATCCAGATTGACCATGACCGAGTCCACTCTGAAGGAAAGGCCGGTGTTGAGGTAGTCCACTTTTTGGAATACGATGCTAAACCACGTGGGTTGGTTTCTGATCCCTGCACGAG AATGCTGTACTGGACAAATATTCATAATTCTCGTCCAACTATTGAACGTTCGTTTCTCAACGGAAGTCACCGTGAAATTGTTGTTAAAACCGACTTGTTACTGCCGAATTCTCTAGATCTAGACGTGGTGGAACAGAGACTATACTGGGCAGAGAGTTTGCCTAACGGATATTTCCATATTGAAAGAAGTTTCGTGAACGGAACGGGAAGACACGAAATCTATCGGGGTACCGGGCAATTTGTCGTCAACCTCGCG GTGGGAGTTGACTATGTTTACTGGAGCGATTACGATCATAAGAAACTCTGGTTTCTTAGAAAAGACGGATCATCAAAGCGACCCTTAAGTCTGGGAACATTTCGTGACCCTGTCATGAGTGTAGTGCTATTTCGTCGTCAACCGATAGATTGCTGTCTGGTTTCCTCATCAGAAACTTGTCAGCCAACGAAAGAAGTTCTCGTTAAGAGCCAGCCTGTGGTAATTCTGGAATCGACGTCATCCAGACACGACGATGTTGATATTTGTACAGGTTTTTGCTATCACAACGGTGATTGTACTATTCTCTTGAATTCCGTTTTGCGCTGCAG TTGCCCAGCTGGATTCAGTGGCGATCGGTGTGAATTACTCGATGGGCAATCAGATGCGTGGTCATATGATAACCCAGAAGTAGAAGAAATGGACAGAGAAAATGAGACAATGACTCTTGATCAGATGTCATCGTCATTTGAAACGATAGCTAAAACATGCATACCCATCACTTGCTTCGTTTTAATAGCAATTGTTGCCATCGTCAAACTCCGATTATTCACTACCATTTTCAAGTCTCTGCGAAGAGATAACGACGACAATGCTGCGGTCgtacaaaatttggaaaattgctACAAAATGTGTGAAAGG ccGTTTCCGCAACTTCAAGCCGTAAGCGCTCCGGTGCCGGACAATAGTTGGAAACAAAGTGGTGACCGTGCTACCTTAATCGAGAACgaattttga